Proteins encoded by one window of Candidatus Obscuribacterales bacterium:
- a CDS encoding FHA domain-containing protein, which yields MPSEPHQNHLLIIEDNKGRREFTLDSPVYSIGRDPKCDIRLVSQFVSRRHATLVQLPNDDGSFYYRIVDGNLKGKPSANGLLINGRKVQAHDLEDEDKVIFGPQVYAIYYSLKRDAISTVPPDEFDITLISPNMVDGDDDDDDDDDSDEPDTDLRII from the coding sequence ATGCCTTCAGAACCTCACCAAAATCACCTACTGATTATAGAAGACAATAAAGGACGGCGAGAGTTCACTTTGGATAGTCCGGTGTATTCGATTGGTCGTGATCCTAAGTGTGATATTCGGTTAGTCTCTCAGTTTGTCTCGCGCCGCCACGCTACCCTCGTGCAACTGCCAAACGATGATGGAAGTTTTTACTATCGAATTGTCGATGGCAACCTTAAGGGTAAACCCAGTGCTAATGGGCTGTTAATCAACGGACGCAAAGTTCAGGCCCACGACCTTGAAGACGAAGATAAGGTGATCTTTGGCCCGCAAGTGTATGCCATTTATTACTCTCTCAAGCGGGATGCTATTTCCACGGTGCCACCCGATGAGTTTGACATCACGCTGATCAGCCCCAACATGGTGGATGGGGATGACGATGATGATGATGATGATGACTCGGATGAACCGGATACGGATCTAAGAATTATATGA